The Pseudarthrobacter defluvii DNA window GCAACCGCGCGTGAACGCAAGGGTCTACGTGCCGCGTGGGCTTAAGGAGCATGGTCCAACGCACGACGGCGGCCCGCACCGAAAGGAGCAGGCCGCCGGCCAGGCAGGGGGAGCCTAAGCGGTGGTCAGCACCGTCTTCAGCCAGCCTTCCTCACGCCTGTCGAAGTTCAGGTAGGCGTCCACCACGTCCGTGATCGGCTCGTGCTGCGTGATGAACGTGGTGGGGTCGAACACACCGGACGCCACCAGGTCCACCAGCGGCGGCGTAACCGAACGGTGGTCGCAGTTGCCCATCCGGATGGTCAGGTTCTTGTTCATCGCCTGGCCGATCGGGTAGGTCATCATCGCCGGGCTGTACACGCCGATGATCCCGATCCGGCCGTATTTCCGCACGGTCTCGATGCTCCATTGGGAGACCTGCGACGGCGCGTTGCCCGGCACTCAGTTATCGCCCTGCACGTTGGTGGTGGGGGCCACCTCGGCCACCTCCTGCGAGAACTGCTCCGCCTGCTCTTCGCCCTTCGCCGCCGCGGGCCCGGCCCAGGGCCGCTGCGCGTCCACGCCCACGGCGTCGATCACCGCGTCCACGCCGATTCCCTGCGTCGCCTCCTGCAGGGCTTCCACGGGATCCTCGCTGTTGAAGTTGATGACGTCCGCGTTCTGGTCGAGGGCCTGGACCAGCCGCGTCTCGATCCCGTCAATGGCGAACACCCTCGAGGCACCCTGCCGGAACGCAGACGCGATGGCCAGCTGCCCCACGACGCCTGCGCCGTACACAGCCACCGTGTCGCCGCGCTGGATGCCGGCCAGTTGGGCGCCGAACCAGGCCGTGGGGAAGATGTCCGAGAGCAGGATGGCCTGCTCGTCGCTGACGTTGTCCGGCAGCCTGGTCAGGGTGTTGGAAGCCCACGGAATCCGCGCGTACTCGGCCTGCAACCCGTTGATGGGTCCGGTGGTTTCGGGGCCGCCGAAGAAGCATGTTCCCGCCTGCGGCCCGTTCGGGTTCGCCACGTCGCACTGCGCGGTGTGGCCTGCCCGGCACTGCCAGCACACGCCGCAGGACATGGTGGAGGAGACGATCACGCGGTCCCCGGGGGCGAACCGGCGAACGGCCTTGCCCACCGCCGTCACCTCACCCACTGCCTCATGGCCCAGGATGGTGCCTTCCTTCATCCCGGACATGGTGCCGCGGATGAAGTGCAGGTCGGTGCCGCAGATGGCGCTGCGGGTGATGCGCACAATCGCGTCGTTCGGGTCGAGGATGGTGGGATCGTCAACGGTGTCCAGGCGGATGTCGCCTTCGCCGTGCCATACAAGTGCTTTCATGATGGGACTCCTTTTACGCGCTCAAACCGGCCGAATAGGGTTCTGGTCATCAGGCACTGAAAGCGCCCGGCTGCAAGATAGTAAGCCTACTGCCTATTCGGGGGTAGGGCGAGAGGTCGCTGCGGGCTTCCTCCGGCAGGTGGAGAAGTACGACGGCGGCGCGCACCAAGGCGGCCTGCCCTCCGTGTGCAGGTGGGCAGGCCGCTTGGCCGGGTTGGGGGGTTACCGCTCCGCACGCGCGTCCGGATCCGCACCGGGCTTGCGCGTGGGATCCACGGTCCCGCCCTTCCCGTAGTCACCTTCGGGGTACCGGCCGGTTTCGGATGCCGCGGTCCTGCCGGGTACCGGCCCGGCCTCGCCGTAGTCGGCCTTCACGTAGCGGCCGGTTCCCACGGTCCTTTCGCCCAGGGGTTCAGGCAGTCCATCTTCACTGCCTGCCGCACCGTAGTTTCCTTCGGTGTACTGGCCCTCGTCGTCTTCCGCGTGGCGGCCCCGCTGTGCTCCGGCTTTACCGAAGTTGCCTTCGACGTACCGCCCGCGCAGGTCGCGTTCCTCCGGTGTTTCTTCAGGACCCGGGGTGTTTTCGATGCTGCCGTTGTGGTTCATGGTCTTGCCTCTAACTGTTGCCAAGGGATAACTCTTGCCCGGGCATAACTGTTGCGTCCTGACACTTTCGGCGTAGCATAAAAGTACACGGATTGTCAATCGGTCCGGATGAGAAGCAAAAAGACCCAATAAATCGCAAAGAAGGTACTGCGATGAGTGATGTCAGTCCACTGAGGAATGCAGTCCGCAACGGCAGCGGACTCAAGCGGTTAGGTGGAACCTGGGGGGAGCTGCTTGCAGAGTTTCTAGGCACTTTTGTGCTGATCGCGTTCGGTGACGGTGTTGTGGCCATGGCGGTCGCCGCCTTGCCCGGATCGGGCCGTGCCGCAACATCAACCACCATCTTCATGGCCGCAGGCGACTGGTTGCTCATTGCGTGGGGATGGGCCCTGGCTGTGGCGCTGGCCGTCTACGTGGCAGGTGGCGTCAGCGGTGCCCACATCAACCCGGCCGTGACCATTGCGTTCGCGGTCAGGCGGAAGTTCCCCTGGCGCAAAGTCGGCCCGTACAT harbors:
- a CDS encoding alcohol dehydrogenase catalytic domain-containing protein — translated: MKALVWHGEGDIRLDTVDDPTILDPNDAIVRITRSAICGTDLHFIRGTMSGMKEGTILGHEAVGEVTAVGKAVRRFAPGDRVIVSSTMSCGVCWQCRAGHTAQCDVANPNGPQAGTCFFGGPETTGPINGLQAEYARIPWASNTLTRLPDNVSDEQAILLSDIFPTAWFGAQLAGIQRGDTVAVYGAGVVGQLAIASAFRQGASRVFAIDGIETRLVQALDQNADVINFNSEDPVEALQEATQGIGVDAVIDAVGVDAQRPWAGPAAAKGEEQAEQFSQEVAEVAPTTNVQGDN